CAAAACATAAAATGGTATTTCTTATGTTAATCAAATTGCAGATCTTTACGAATTTGCAAAAGCCATAACCTACAATTACAAACTAAAGCTAAAGTCAAATTGATTagattaaaactaaaattaaaatgggataatgcacaattaccccctcaacctatgcctaaaatctcagagacacacttatactatattaaggtcctattatccccctgaacttattttattaataattttctaccccttttttacttacgtggcactatcttgtgggcccaacactggttgactttttctttcaaactagtgccacgtaggcctaaaaggggtagaaaattacttataaaattagttcaggggggtaataggaccttagtatagtataagtgtgtctctgagatttcgggcataggttgagggggtacttgtgcattttcccaattaaaattaaaatcaaatagctACAATTACAAACCTAATGTGAAGTGGAtagagtactaataatttgatatacttGTAATGTTTAGtgatatattaaattattaatatctaATATTTAGGAAGAATAAAGTTGTAAAAATAAAGTtgtaaattattattgttttatcagGTTATCGAGTAAAAATCAATATCTAACCAATAACtcaataactttattttataaacccattaaaaatccaataattcaataacattttttctgttaaatttattaatagATTCAATTTTGTACCCCTAACTAATATAACTAATGCATTCGGTATTTTTATTGATTCACTCTACCAAATAACTACTTACTACAAAATATGCATAAAGAACTAAAAAGCAAATCCAAGCATATAAAGTAAAGTCAAGACAATAAAGTAAAGTTAACCCATTAAATATACCttaattgttgtttatattgatatttatgtaTGTTCTAATCCTCTATTTGCTGAAAGCGGCATAAAACAGTGCAGATTTGCTTTTTATTTGCTTTGCTTCACTTCACTTTTGCTTTGATTCTTTACCAGCTAGGGTTTTGCAGCGACAAGTCTGAGATAAAAGACATTACTCGATCTCTTCTTATTTTGTTCATGTTCATTTGGTGAAGCCGCTACGATtgacatgttgttggtatgacATTTTCTTTTGCGATTTGtgatcacatatatatattttttggtttAACATGGTGATGTATTTCTCAATTTCACTGTTTATTTTTCTGTATATCCTTTTCTGGCTTTGGTTTGGTTGGGAACTTTTTTCAGTGTTAAGATTAAAGTAACTTCGACAAACTCTGGTTCTAAGGAAACTGATATAAATGGATATACATGATTCGTACTTGTCTGTCACTGAGGGTTGGTTTGATTGATACCTTTTTAGGTAGTACTATTATCTTTCCGCTTGATCAATCTGTATATGCTTTTTTGAAGATATAATTTTTCGTTATGACTTGATTTGATTAGAGAAGCAAGTATAGCACTTAGAATTATGAATGAGAAATATTGAAGATCATATATTTTTTGGCCTTCACTTATTCCCGTTGGTGGTGATGGTGGTTGGGGTTTGCAATATGTTTGAACTGTAACACATTATGCAGTGCCATGGATGTATCTGTTGGTTAGTgacacacacacataaacatGGATCTATATCGTACTTACTGTTTCAGGAAGAAAACTAATAAGTATTTGTTTCACTATGATTTAGTCAAACATGTTCTGAATACTTAATATTATGATAAAGTTGTGATTTTGTAGAAATTTGTAACTATGTAAAAgttcatttaaaatatattctgAAAATCAATGTCCAAACTGAAGCCAAAAGTAGATTCTTTTTGCTCATACTCTGACATCCATCTTTCTTTTTGGAAGGGAGGCAGTAACAAAATACTCCTTCCATTGCAATTTGTTTGTCCACTTTTCTTTTAATCCCTTTCAAAAAGAATATGTCTTTCCATTTTTAGCGCTTTTTAATTCTAACATGTTCAAGATTACAAGTTTAAAGGAAACTTCGATACTGGTACATTCTGGCATCTTATGTTCAAGACTACAAGATCAAGAAGTCTTCTctactttcttaaactccatgccaagtcaaaaccaggcaaacaaattgaaacaaagtTTATCGGGTTGTAATCCAAAGGGAGGGGATGTTGCAAGGATTTGGGGTGATTActtatcaatttttgaaaagacaCGTTTAATTCTTGCTTCGACTTATTTTACTTTAGTTTCAAAATTTGACTAACATATTTGTGCATTTTGTCTTCTTAAATTAGTTATTCCCGATAGTTGTAAATCCGAACTAGACACATAGTTGTTGACCTCGAAAGGTTATTAACATCTTCTTTTTTCgataatttgaacccttacccaaTCTTTGTGTGATGTAGACTAATTAAACAGAGTTAATTGCAATTATTAGACAAAGTTAAATCAAAGCAAAGTGTACGAGCGTATGAGATCAAGGTATGGTTAGGCTGAAAACAAAGTTAATTGCGATTAGTAGTAGTAAATAGTGCCATAACACACCTTAACATGTTAGGGGGTGACTCTTCTCTGTTAAACCTCTAAAAGAGTTGTGACATTTCTTAGCCTCTTCTTTCACAAGGAAAATGAAGCGTGACAACATGGAAAATCCATTGGAAGTACTACAAGTTTATTTGTGTCTTTTCATATGAGTTATTTCCCTTTATATAACATAAGGAAAAATATTAGTTGTTACTTCCTTAGTGTGATTTCCTTCTTATGTCCCTTCTCTTATCCCTTTGTTTGTTGCCATATTAAAGCTATATCTTTTTCTAGTTTAATTTCTTTCATTATTACCCTTAATTTATTTCCTAGTGAAGCTTGGTGCTCAAGTTATCCCCAAGAGAGAAGTATTTGAGTATATGAGGTCTTTGATCCAAGGGAATGGGGAGATCAAGCATGAATGAAGTGGACTTGCATCCAACAATTTGTGTGACAAGAAGGTACCATCAAAGTTTATAGGTTAGTTTTATAGAGTAGTGGCTAGACTGACTTTTGTTGTATAGGGCAAGGTGTTGTCCAATCATGAATTTCCATGTTTAGAAGATGCAAGTGGCGAAAATGAAGATGTTGAGATGGATGTGTGGGCATACTAGGAGTAGTAGAATTAGGAATGAGGATTTCCATGAAAGTGGAAATGACCTCTGTGGTGGATAAGATGAGGGAAGGGAGACTCAGATGGTTTGGGTATGTGAAGAGGAGATGTGTAGATGCCCCAATAAGCAGGTGCGGGAGGCTTGATATTGTGGGTGCAAGGAGAGATAGATGTAGGCCAATGAAGTATTGAGGAGTCGTGATTAGGCAGGATATGATGCATTTGCAGCTTATCGAGGACATGACCTTATTGGAGGTTACAGATAAGAGTAGAAGATTAGTAGGTAGTTGAGAGGTGTTCTTATTTCTAGCCTATTCCGGTCTCTGGATGGGTGGAGGTATGTGTTGATCGTAGTTTTAGCATATTCATGTAGTCTTTGGTTATGGTTTGATTAGCATATGTGGTTTGCTGTGTTTAGGTGATTGCACCTTGCTGTTGATATCATGGTTCCTTGCATATATGCTTCATACTACTTTGCTATTAGTCATGTTTATCTTTTAATTACTGCTTTGATTTGCTTGAGCTGAGTCTTTCAGGAACAACCTCATTACCTCAAAGAGGTCGTGGTAAGGTGGACACTCTACCCTCCCCTGATCCCACAAAGTGGAATTTACtgggtttgttgttgttgtaattcTTTTCCTTATTGCAGGGTACTTTTTTGTCTTTGCTACCCTCGTCAAAAAGTTTACAGCCCTTTGAGAGGGCAAACAAAATGAGCAGAATTGCAAGTTTGGAGTGTACAACCACCATCACCTGAGTACTTCACTGGAACATATGTGATTATTGGGGAAACAAGGTAACCGACCTCAGGGGACTAATAACCAGCTTCTGGGGCTTCAAATGGTTTCTTCAGTAGAAGTTGCACGATGCAGTTATATATGTTAGTTTAATGTCCTTTCTGGCTGTTAATTTGTTACTTTAGGATATGTTCTGCAGATGTTTGTGAAAATTATGGGAATATAATTAGGAAATGGAAGACTATCAAGAATTAGAGTTTCCCCTTCCTAGCTGGATCAGGAAAAATTCCTCTGAGATGGCTCAATCATGGTTCTTGATTCTCTCCTTTTTCATTGCTGGTTTAGTTGGAATTCTCACAATCTTTTATACAGCTTTCCAATGGAGAAGGAACGTAAACATTAGTTGGATGAAAGCCATAGCTAGGTCAAAGAAAAACCCGAAAGCCAAGTATAAGGTCCCTGTAGCTCCTCATACTTGGACTCTGGAATCCATATCTCGAGGAAAAAGTTTAACTTGCTGTGTCTGCTTACAGTCTATGTCTCCATCTCAAACTCTTGGACCAATGGTGGCATCAGAGAGTTCTTTTAATTGCTGCAACACTTGTGGTGCAGCAGCTCATCTTAGTTGCTCATTGAATGCTCTTAAGGATTGCAAATGTGTATCAATGTTTGGATATAAGCACGTGGTACACCAATGGGCAGTTCGGTGGACAGAGGTGGCAGATCAACCAGATGAATCCTGTTTCTGCAGCTACTGTGAAGAGCCGTGCAGCAGTTCATTTCTTGGGGGTTCCCCTGTATGGTGCTGCTTATGGTGTCAGCGcctggttcacgttgattgcCATGCTAATATGTTCAATGAAACAGGTGATATTTGTGACTTGGGCCCTTTTAGAAGGCTTATTTTATCGCCTCTTCATATTAAAGAGTTAACTAGGACATCCTCTGGTGGACTGCTTAGTTCCATCACACAAGGAGCCAATGAGATTGCATCTTCAGTACGTGCTAGTATTAGAAGTCAAAGCAAgaaatacaaacacaaacacaataacaaaaaaaatggaaatgtGGTTTCTGCGGGCAATGGTGACACTATTGGTAACACATCCACTGAAAGCACCACAGATACTTATCAAGTAAATGATACTTACAGAGAAGAGGAAAATTATAATGGTGGTATACAGAGAGAGAATGTAGATCAGCATCAAGGAAATGTTCTGAAAAAGCTTGTATCTATACCAAGCTTCAAGAGGAGTTCTTCTATCAACCAGAAGGATGAGTCTCAGTTAATACGAATAAAACAGAAATATGAATTGACTGATTTGCCTCCAGATGCTAGGCCTCTGCTAGTTTTCCTAAACAAGAAAAGTGGAGCTCAGCGAGGAGATTCACTTAGGCAGCGATTGAACATTTTGTTAAATCCTGTGCAGGTCAGGTCATTTAGAGCAACATCTCTTAGCTAGTCACTTCTCTTTTGGCACGACTACATTGTAATTTGTTTGCCCTCTATCTACGTATGTAGGAAGATTTGTGAATCAGTCGAACAGTTGCTTACAGATTAAGAAATGTTACTACCATGGGATACGACTTAGCTACAAAGTTAGGGCTTTACCATATCAATAAAAAAAGCTTATAAACCGCGGGCCATTGGGCGTCGgtcatatcatatatacattattAGGATAGCTGTTTGAACACATTTCAATTGATAATTTACGTTTCACCTACAGACAAATAGGTTGATTACTCGATATAATATCAAGCATTTGTCACAGGAGAATCGTCAATCTTCATTTTCAGTTGAATTGACATGAAGATTGTAAAATTTGACTTACACAGGCATCTATCAAGTCAAAGGGAGAgaattaaaatagaaagaagTTTAGTTTTTCCGTTTTACAGAATTCTAATGTAAAATAGCTAATTCCTGAGCTAATCATGCCAGTTTGACTATAGCTCCAATTTTAATGAGTATCGTGGAaggtgatttattattttactattagCTTTCATAGTGTTGTTTACCTTTTAGTAGattcaaaaatttgatgtcCATGAGTGTCATTATCTGATGTTGCATGCATATGCTAATTAGGTCTTTGAGTTGAGCTCAACAGAAGGACCCGAAATAGGTCTTTATCTATTCAGAAGTGTCCCTCACTTCCGGATTCTCGTTTGTGGAGGAGATGGAACTGTTGGTTGGGTTTTGAACGCTATAGATAAACAGAACTTTGTTTCACCTCCACCAGTAGCAATACTTCCTGCTGGGACGGGAAATGATTTGGCTCGAGTTCTTTCTTGGGGTGGTGGCTTGGGTGCAGTTGAGAGGCAAGGAGGTCTTTGCACACTTTTGCATGATATCGAACAAGCCGCGGTAACCATTCTTGATCGTTGGAAAGTTTCAGTGTTAAATCAACAGGGAGAGCTGCTTCAACCTCCAAAGTTCTTGAACAATTACCTTGGTATGTTAACATGTCTTTTCATGTCATATATATTAGTGATATCTAAATCATCTCCAGTGATATAAAAGAATGTTGAATGTTTTGCTTGGAAATATTGAGTGAGTTTTCTCACTTTCTTTGATATAGAATCTGATGAATGTTTTTCAAGTGATATTCAGGTGTTGGTTGCGATGCAAAGGTTGCATTAGAAATCCATAATATGAGGGAGGAGAACCCCGAAAAGTTTTACAATCAGGTAATGCAAATATCTTTTCGTTTTAAGTGGAGAATATGAAGCATGACAATTTGGTTGGTACGTTTGATATGGTAACTATGCCTTTATTCCAATTAAGTTGGGGTCAACTACATGAATCTTCATTGTCtatgttttaacatttaagttaAACTCGTGTCATCATCATAACAACAACACAACAGTATACTTAGTGTAACCCCACAAATTGGGCCAGGAAAATGTAGTGTGTAGCAGACCGTACCCCTGACTTGGAACCTATAGAgaatgtattactaatacatgGAAATTCTTGGTATTAGTAATGCAATGGGATTCAATGCATGAATTAGCATGCTTAAAGACCCTCAAAACTTTTTTACACCTTTTTCACCATATTTCTGGagggtatttttgtaaataagtattttaaaaattattgtgCAATGGCCCCTGCCTAGCTCGAGTGGCAAAAGGTGGAAGATTTGTGTCTTAGGTCGCAACTTTAAGCCCCACACCATGCAAAGCGAAGCCCGaaatttaagtggagaagggtagaggggCGGGCCCAATATCCACCGAGTTT
This portion of the Solanum pennellii chromosome 12, SPENNV200 genome encodes:
- the LOC107007545 gene encoding diacylglycerol kinase 1-like, which produces MEDYQELEFPLPSWIRKNSSEMAQSWFLILSFFIAGLVGILTIFYTAFQWRRNVNISWMKAIARSKKNPKAKYKVPVAPHTWTLESISRGKSLTCCVCLQSMSPSQTLGPMVASESSFNCCNTCGAAAHLSCSLNALKDCKCVSMFGYKHVVHQWAVRWTEVADQPDESCFCSYCEEPCSSSFLGGSPVWCCLWCQRLVHVDCHANMFNETGDICDLGPFRRLILSPLHIKELTRTSSGGLLSSITQGANEIASSVRASIRSQSKKYKHKHNNKKNGNVVSAGNGDTIGNTSTESTTDTYQVNDTYREEENYNGGIQRENVDQHQGNVLKKLVSIPSFKRSSSINQKDESQLIRIKQKYELTDLPPDARPLLVFLNKKSGAQRGDSLRQRLNILLNPVQVFELSSTEGPEIGLYLFRSVPHFRILVCGGDGTVGWVLNAIDKQNFVSPPPVAILPAGTGNDLARVLSWGGGLGAVERQGGLCTLLHDIEQAAVTILDRWKVSVLNQQGELLQPPKFLNNYLGVGCDAKVALEIHNMREENPEKFYNQFMNKVLYAREGAKSIMDRTFADFPWQVRVEVDGVEIEVPEDAEGVLVANIGSYMGGVDLWQNEDESYDNLDPQSMHDKMLEVVSISGTWHLGKLQVGLSKARRLAQGQVIKIQLFAAFPVQVDGEPWSQQPCTLTITHHGQAFMLKRAAEEPLGHAAAIIADVLENAESNKVINTLQKRALLQEMAIRLS